GAGGTCGGTGGAGATGAACCGTGCGGGCCTAGCGCGCGCGCACCACCTATTCGACGACCTCGGGATGCGCTATGCGGACAGCCACGCGAACTTCGCATGGGTGGACACCGGTAGGCCCGCGCCCGAGCTGTTCCAAGCGATGCTGCGTAAGGGTGTCATCATCCGACCCGGCCATATCTTCGGCAGGCCCACCCACCAACGCGTCACCATCGGCACGGCTGCCGAAATGGATCGATTCGCCACTGCACTGCAGGAGGTGCTCTCCGCATGATTGTTGTTCTTGGCCGTGATGCCACGCCGGATCAGGTTCACAGGGTAGAGGCGGAACTGAAGACGATGGGTTACAGCATCCACCCGATCTACGGCGTGGAGAAGACCGTGATAGGTGCAGTGGGTGCGCCCGATCGTGACAAGGAGCAGGATGCCGACCACCTACGCTCGTTGGGATGCGTGGAAGAGGTGATGCTGATCCTCCGCCCCTACAAATTCGTTTCCCGTGAAAGCCGCACGGCGAGCACCGAGGTGGACGTGGACGGCGTGCTGGTAGGTGGCGAGAGAGTCGTCGTTATGGCAGGTCCGTGCACCGTCGAGACCCGAGAGCAGGTGCTGGAGACGGCGCGCGCCGTGCACGGAGCGGGAGCGACCGTTCTGCGCGGAGGTGCATTCAAGCCTAGTACCTCGCCCTACGGCTTTCAGGGCTTGGGTGAGGATGGGTTGAAGATCCTGGCTGAGGCTAAGGAGGAGACGGGCCTGCGCATCGTCACCGAGGTGATGGACCCACGGAACGTCGAGCTGGTCAGCCGCTATGCCGACCTGCTTCAGGTGGGCACCCGGAACATGCAGAACTTCGACCTACTGAAAGAAGTCGGGCAGGGTAAGAAGCCGGTGCTGCTAAAGCGCGGCATGTCGGCCAAGCTGGATGAGTGGTTGCACGCCGCGGAGTATGTGTGTGTAAAGGGCAACCCGAATGTCATTCTGTGCGAGCGCGGCATTCGCACCTTCGAGGTGTACACGCGCAACACGCTGGACCTCTCCGCCGTGCCAGCAGCCAAGGAACTTTCCCACCTACCCGTGGTAGTGGACCCGAGCCAGGGAACCGGTCGTTGGAATCTGGTAGGGCCGATGAGCAAGGCTGCGGTGGCTGCGGGCGCCGACGGGCTGCTGATTGAAGTGCATCCTCACCCAGAGCAAGCGCTGAAAGACGGACCCCAGTCGCTGAAGTTCGAGCGGTTCGCGCAGTTGATGGTCGAGGTGTCGGCGGTCGCCCGCGCCGTCGGCCGGACAGTGTGAGGGGGCTCGGCACGTCGTAACTCCGGCGTCCCGCCGAACTGTGTGGCGGTGGTTCCGGCGTCCTCGCTGGTTCTTGACTGCACGCGGCCTCGTGGTTCCGGCATCCCCGTCGGTTCTCTGACCGCATCGCCGGGACGGCGATGCCACGTTCACGGGCCGATTCCGCGGAAAGAGCCCTCCGCCGCGTCGAGGGTGGGGTGCGCAGTGCGTACCTGCCAGGGACACCCCTCCCGTCACGCTGAGCCCGTCGAAGCGTGACGTAGAGCTGCTGCGGCGAAACCACGGTGGCTGCATCGCCGGGACGGCGATGCCACGTTCGCGAGCCGATTCCGCCTGCTGACCCGGCGGCGTTGTGGGTGGGGGGTATCTGCGCACCGTGGACAGCCCTCCCGTCACGCTGAGCCTGTCGAAGCGTGCGATCGTGC
This Fimbriimonadia bacterium DNA region includes the following protein-coding sequences:
- the aroF gene encoding 3-deoxy-7-phosphoheptulonate synthase; translation: MIVVLGRDATPDQVHRVEAELKTMGYSIHPIYGVEKTVIGAVGAPDRDKEQDADHLRSLGCVEEVMLILRPYKFVSRESRTASTEVDVDGVLVGGERVVVMAGPCTVETREQVLETARAVHGAGATVLRGGAFKPSTSPYGFQGLGEDGLKILAEAKEETGLRIVTEVMDPRNVELVSRYADLLQVGTRNMQNFDLLKEVGQGKKPVLLKRGMSAKLDEWLHAAEYVCVKGNPNVILCERGIRTFEVYTRNTLDLSAVPAAKELSHLPVVVDPSQGTGRWNLVGPMSKAAVAAGADGLLIEVHPHPEQALKDGPQSLKFERFAQLMVEVSAVARAVGRTV